The following nucleotide sequence is from Halobacillus mangrovi.
TGCTGGTGAAAAAGTAGAAAGAAATTATAACTTATCTACTGAATTTATAGAACGATCTTCGGTAAAAGAGAAATAAGCGAACCCGGTAGTTCTTTATTGAATTACCGGGTTAATTTTTGTTTTATTTATGTGTTAAAACAAATGTATGATATTCAACCATCCTTTGATCTGGTAGCATACAAGAAAAGGTAGGTTAAGGGGGATGAAATTGGACACTAAATCATCGCTATTTTTCATTGCTTTAGGTGCCTCTTTATGGGGGATTATCGGTATTTTTGTAAATCAATTATACGAAATTGGATTTACCCCTATCCAGGTTGTAGCTATACGAGTTACAACTGCATCTTTCTTTCTAGTGATTTATGTATTAAGCAAAAACCATCATTTATTCAAAATAAAACTGAGGGATAGCTGGTACTTTGTTGGTACCGGCATCGTAAGTATTGTTTTATTCAACTTCTGCTTATTTAGCGCGATGGAGGAAGCGTCCATATCCATAGCGTTTATATTACTTTACACGGCACCGGCTTTTGTCACGGTTCTTTCCTGGCTATTATTTAAGGAAGCTTTGACTGGGCGTAAGATCAGTGCGTTAGTGATCACACTTGTTGGGTGTTCATTTGTCATTGGAGTGCTGCCAAATGTGAGTGCATCTATTTCTTTTTATGGGTTTATCCTCGGTCTTTGATCAGGGTTGTTTTATGCTCTTTACAGCATCTTTGGAAAAGCAGCGCTTCAGCACTATGACTCGCTCACCGTCACCGTGTACACGTTTCTGTTCGCATCAGTGGCTATCTTGCCGTTCAGCGGTTTAGCTTCCGAAGGGTATTTATTTTCAAGTGTATCCGTTTGGGGGTTCATAATAGGGTTAGGTTTTCTCTCGACCATGCTTCCCTTTATTCTATATACGAAAGGGCTGCAGTACGTAGAGTCCAGTCGTGCGTCTATTATTGCTACGATTGAACCTGTAGTCGCCTCCCTTGTAGGGTTTTTAGTTTTCAATGAAACTTTGACAATATGGCAGTATGCAGGGATGATTTTAGTCCTTTCATCTGTCATTCTCGTACAGGAATCTAAAAAGAAGAATAAGTACGA
It contains:
- a CDS encoding EamA family transporter → MFYALYSIFGKAALQHYDSLTVTVYTFLFASVAILPFSGLASEGYLFSSVSVWGFIIGLGFLSTMLPFILYTKGLQYVESSRASIIATIEPVVASLVGFLVFNETLTIWQYAGMILVLSSVILVQESKKKNKYEPHLFEEVRA
- a CDS encoding DMT family transporter — encoded protein: MDTKSSLFFIALGASLWGIIGIFVNQLYEIGFTPIQVVAIRVTTASFFLVIYVLSKNHHLFKIKLRDSWYFVGTGIVSIVLFNFCLFSAMEEASISIAFILLYTAPAFVTVLSWLLFKEALTGRKISALVITLVGCSFVIGVLPNVSASISFYGFILGL